The following proteins come from a genomic window of Amphiura filiformis chromosome 16, Afil_fr2py, whole genome shotgun sequence:
- the LOC140135887 gene encoding uncharacterized protein: MKGGKTASVSDKSQHDMMITKKLRECRYCGKSFSQAGEKKRHELTHTGDEPHKCRYCDKCFSLAGHKKQHEMIHTGDKPHKCRYCEKCFIQAGKKKQHEMIHNGDKPHKCRYCDKCFIQAGEKKRHEMKHTGDKPHKCRYCDKCFSLAHNKKLHEMTHTGDKPHKCRYCDKCFSLAHSKKLHEMTHTGDKPHKCRYCDKCFSLAQNKKQHEMIHNGDKPHKCRYCDKCFSRASNMKQHEMTHTGDKPHKCRYCDKCFFRASEKTQHEMTHTDDKPHKCKYCGKCFRHHGTKKQHEMTHTGDKPHKCRYCDKCFSQAGHKKQHEMTHTGDKPHKCRYCDKCFIQAGEKKRHEMIHAGDKPHKCRYCDKCFIQAGEKKAT, from the coding sequence ATGAAAGGAGGTAAGACAGCATCGGTGAGTGACAAGAGCCAGCATGACATGATGATCACAAAGAAGCTCCGTGAGTGCAGATATTGTGGTAAGAGCTTCAGCCAGGCTGGTGAAAAGAAACGACATGAATTGACACATACTGGTGAtgaaccacacaaatgcagatattgtgacaagtgcttcagcCTGGCTGgtcacaagaaacaacatgaaatgatacatactggtgataaaccacacaaatgcagatattgtgagaAGTGCTTCATCCAAGCTGGTaaaaagaaacaacatgaaatgatacataatggtgataaaccacacaaatgcagatattgtgacaagtgcttcatCCAAGCTGGTGAAAAGAAACGACATGAAATGAAacatactggtgataaaccacacaaatgcagatattgtgacaagtgcttcagcCTGGCTCATAACAAGAAactacatgaaatgacacatactggtgataaaccacacaaatgcagatattgtgacaagtgcttcagcCTGGCTCATAGCAAGAAactacatgaaatgacacatactggtgataaaccacacaaatgcagatattgtgacaagtgcttcagcCTGGCTcaaaacaagaaacaacatgaaatgatacataatggtgataaaccacacaaatgcagatattgtgacaagtgctttagccGAGCTAGTAAcatgaaacaacatgaaatgacacatactggtgataaaccacacaaatgtagatattgtgacaagtgctttttCCGGGCTAGTGAAAAAACACAGCATGAAATGACGCATACTGATGATAAACCACATAAGTGCAAATATTGTGGCAAGTGCTTTAGGCATCATGGTACCAAGAAAcagcatgaaatgacacatactggtgataaaccacacaaatgcagatattgtgacaagtgcttcagcCAGGCTGgtcacaagaaacaacatgaaatgacacatactggtgataaaccacacaaatgcagatattgtgacaagtgcttcatCCAGGCTGGTGAAAAGaaacgacatgaaatgatacatgctggtgataaaccacacaaatgcagatattgtgacaagtgcttcatCCAGGCTGGTGAAAAGAAagcgacatga